Proteins encoded by one window of Arachis hypogaea cultivar Tifrunner chromosome 1, arahy.Tifrunner.gnm2.J5K5, whole genome shotgun sequence:
- the LOC112805426 gene encoding agamous-like MADS-box protein AGL19 isoform X5, with the protein MKCIKNETSRQVTFSKRRNGLLKKTFKLSVLCDAEVALIIFSTRGKLYEFSSSRCFSVNKIVERYQRKVKDLHSLNTKQIQENTQVKEGDDINITKKLEQLEVSKRKLLGDGLDSCPIEELQQIENQLERSLTKVRARKNQLFREQIETLKEQEKCLLEENRKLKEKFTP; encoded by the exons ATGAAGTGCATAAAGAACGAGACAAGTAGGCAAGTAACATTTTCAAAGAGAAGAAATGGTTTGCTTAAGAAGACTTTTAAGCTTTCAGTTCTCTGTGATGCTGAAGTCGCACTCATCATTTTCTCTACCAGAGGCAAGCTCTATGAGTTCTCCagctctag ATGTTTCAGTGTAAACAAAATAGTGGAACGCTATCAAAGGAAGGTCAAGGATCTACATAGCCTCAACACCAAACAAATCCAAGAAAATACACAG GTAAAGGAAGGTGATGACATCAACATCACAAAGAAGCTAGAGCAACTAGAAGTTTctaaaag AAAGCTTTTGGGAGATGGTTTGGATTCATGCCCCATTGAAGAGTTACAACAGATAGAGAATCAGCTCGAACGAAGCTTAACCAAAGTTAGGGCAAGAAAG AACCAATTGTTCAGGGAGCAAATAGAGACGCTAAAGGAACAG GAAAAATGCCTTCttgaagaaaatagaaaattgaaAGAGAAG TTCACGCCATGA
- the LOC112805426 gene encoding agamous-like MADS-box protein AGL19 isoform X1 gives MKCIKNETSRQVTFSKRRNGLLKKTFKLSVLCDAEVALIIFSTRGKLYEFSSSRCFSVNKIVERYQRKVKDLHSLNTKQIQENTQVKEGDDINITKKLEQLEVSKRKLLGDGLDSCPIEELQQIENQLERSLTKVRARKNQLFREQIETLKEQEKCLLEENRKLKEKECHKRAEYEDMFAAQHFKAPL, from the exons ATGAAGTGCATAAAGAACGAGACAAGTAGGCAAGTAACATTTTCAAAGAGAAGAAATGGTTTGCTTAAGAAGACTTTTAAGCTTTCAGTTCTCTGTGATGCTGAAGTCGCACTCATCATTTTCTCTACCAGAGGCAAGCTCTATGAGTTCTCCagctctag ATGTTTCAGTGTAAACAAAATAGTGGAACGCTATCAAAGGAAGGTCAAGGATCTACATAGCCTCAACACCAAACAAATCCAAGAAAATACACAG GTAAAGGAAGGTGATGACATCAACATCACAAAGAAGCTAGAGCAACTAGAAGTTTctaaaag AAAGCTTTTGGGAGATGGTTTGGATTCATGCCCCATTGAAGAGTTACAACAGATAGAGAATCAGCTCGAACGAAGCTTAACCAAAGTTAGGGCAAGAAAG AACCAATTGTTCAGGGAGCAAATAGAGACGCTAAAGGAACAG GAAAAATGCCTTCttgaagaaaatagaaaattgaaAGAGAAG GAATGTCACAAAAGAGCAGAGTATGAAGACATGTTTGCAGCACAACATTTCAAAGCTCCATTATAA
- the LOC112805426 gene encoding agamous-like MADS-box protein AGL19 isoform X2, translating into MKCIKNETSRQVTFSKRRNGLLKKTFKLSVLCDAEVALIIFSTRGKLYEFSSSSVNKIVERYQRKVKDLHSLNTKQIQENTQVKEGDDINITKKLEQLEVSKRKLLGDGLDSCPIEELQQIENQLERSLTKVRARKNQLFREQIETLKEQEKCLLEENRKLKEKECHKRAEYEDMFAAQHFKAPL; encoded by the exons ATGAAGTGCATAAAGAACGAGACAAGTAGGCAAGTAACATTTTCAAAGAGAAGAAATGGTTTGCTTAAGAAGACTTTTAAGCTTTCAGTTCTCTGTGATGCTGAAGTCGCACTCATCATTTTCTCTACCAGAGGCAAGCTCTATGAGTTCTCCagctctag TGTAAACAAAATAGTGGAACGCTATCAAAGGAAGGTCAAGGATCTACATAGCCTCAACACCAAACAAATCCAAGAAAATACACAG GTAAAGGAAGGTGATGACATCAACATCACAAAGAAGCTAGAGCAACTAGAAGTTTctaaaag AAAGCTTTTGGGAGATGGTTTGGATTCATGCCCCATTGAAGAGTTACAACAGATAGAGAATCAGCTCGAACGAAGCTTAACCAAAGTTAGGGCAAGAAAG AACCAATTGTTCAGGGAGCAAATAGAGACGCTAAAGGAACAG GAAAAATGCCTTCttgaagaaaatagaaaattgaaAGAGAAG GAATGTCACAAAAGAGCAGAGTATGAAGACATGTTTGCAGCACAACATTTCAAAGCTCCATTATAA
- the LOC112805426 gene encoding agamous-like MADS-box protein AGL19 isoform X6, whose product MKCIKNETSRQVTFSKRRNGLLKKTFKLSVLCDAEVALIIFSTRGKLYEFSSSRCFSVNKIVERYQRKVKDLHSLNTKQIQENTQVKEGDDINITKKLEQLEVSKRKLLGDGLDSCPIEELQQIENQLERSLTKVRARKNQLFREQIETLKEQEKCLLEENRKLKEK is encoded by the exons ATGAAGTGCATAAAGAACGAGACAAGTAGGCAAGTAACATTTTCAAAGAGAAGAAATGGTTTGCTTAAGAAGACTTTTAAGCTTTCAGTTCTCTGTGATGCTGAAGTCGCACTCATCATTTTCTCTACCAGAGGCAAGCTCTATGAGTTCTCCagctctag ATGTTTCAGTGTAAACAAAATAGTGGAACGCTATCAAAGGAAGGTCAAGGATCTACATAGCCTCAACACCAAACAAATCCAAGAAAATACACAG GTAAAGGAAGGTGATGACATCAACATCACAAAGAAGCTAGAGCAACTAGAAGTTTctaaaag AAAGCTTTTGGGAGATGGTTTGGATTCATGCCCCATTGAAGAGTTACAACAGATAGAGAATCAGCTCGAACGAAGCTTAACCAAAGTTAGGGCAAGAAAG AACCAATTGTTCAGGGAGCAAATAGAGACGCTAAAGGAACAG GAAAAATGCCTTCttgaagaaaatagaaaattgaaAGAGAAG TAA
- the LOC112805426 gene encoding agamous-like MADS-box protein AGL19 isoform X4 — MKCIKNETSRQVTFSKRRNGLLKKTFKLSVLCDAEVALIIFSTRGKLYEFSSSSVNKIVERYQRKVKDLHSLNTKQIQENTQVKEGDDINITKKLEQLEVSKRKLLGDGLDSCPIEELQQIENQLERSLTKVRARKNQLFREQIETLKEQEKCLLEENRKLKEKVKKTSKIGRKQQNKLGV; from the exons ATGAAGTGCATAAAGAACGAGACAAGTAGGCAAGTAACATTTTCAAAGAGAAGAAATGGTTTGCTTAAGAAGACTTTTAAGCTTTCAGTTCTCTGTGATGCTGAAGTCGCACTCATCATTTTCTCTACCAGAGGCAAGCTCTATGAGTTCTCCagctctag TGTAAACAAAATAGTGGAACGCTATCAAAGGAAGGTCAAGGATCTACATAGCCTCAACACCAAACAAATCCAAGAAAATACACAG GTAAAGGAAGGTGATGACATCAACATCACAAAGAAGCTAGAGCAACTAGAAGTTTctaaaag AAAGCTTTTGGGAGATGGTTTGGATTCATGCCCCATTGAAGAGTTACAACAGATAGAGAATCAGCTCGAACGAAGCTTAACCAAAGTTAGGGCAAGAAAG AACCAATTGTTCAGGGAGCAAATAGAGACGCTAAAGGAACAG GAAAAATGCCTTCttgaagaaaatagaaaattgaaAGAGAAG
- the LOC112805426 gene encoding agamous-like MADS-box protein AGL19 isoform X3: MKCIKNETSRQVTFSKRRNGLLKKTFKLSVLCDAEVALIIFSTRGKLYEFSSSRCFSVNKIVERYQRKVKDLHSLNTKQIQENTQVKEGDDINITKKLEQLEVSKRKLLGDGLDSCPIEELQQIENQLERSLTKVRARKNQLFREQIETLKEQEKCLLEENRKLKEKVKKTSKIGRKQQNKLGV, from the exons ATGAAGTGCATAAAGAACGAGACAAGTAGGCAAGTAACATTTTCAAAGAGAAGAAATGGTTTGCTTAAGAAGACTTTTAAGCTTTCAGTTCTCTGTGATGCTGAAGTCGCACTCATCATTTTCTCTACCAGAGGCAAGCTCTATGAGTTCTCCagctctag ATGTTTCAGTGTAAACAAAATAGTGGAACGCTATCAAAGGAAGGTCAAGGATCTACATAGCCTCAACACCAAACAAATCCAAGAAAATACACAG GTAAAGGAAGGTGATGACATCAACATCACAAAGAAGCTAGAGCAACTAGAAGTTTctaaaag AAAGCTTTTGGGAGATGGTTTGGATTCATGCCCCATTGAAGAGTTACAACAGATAGAGAATCAGCTCGAACGAAGCTTAACCAAAGTTAGGGCAAGAAAG AACCAATTGTTCAGGGAGCAAATAGAGACGCTAAAGGAACAG GAAAAATGCCTTCttgaagaaaatagaaaattgaaAGAGAAG